The following are encoded together in the Pseudoxanthomonas sp. YR558 genome:
- a CDS encoding DUF3667 domain-containing protein, translated as MTVRSRMVVIEALSANLATALTGTFAVHVFPPMGRLGAGLLDVRAALHLESADHGKGTGMGDASICINCGRAVADLQQKFCPACGQPTPVHRIDWHFLGHELEHSVLHMDRGILYSLKELMLRPGHLIRSYLEGRRAKQVKPLLLLMISAAAVVLLGKYLLGGDLLGSAMQAGFSESGAMQPGSGVDPAVAMGTFNMVKDWINAHLTVVTLFLLPFEAAAFWLAFRGRGLNYPEWLVVTAFLTVQTFVFMALAILVRNWVPHAQEWSVALASLYAVFSLVQLFRNHAVWTTALRTLVGLGGFMLVQGLITLAAAYVFVAMTH; from the coding sequence GTGACCGTGCGTTCGCGCATGGTCGTCATTGAAGCGCTATCGGCGAACCTCGCGACCGCTTTAACCGGCACCTTCGCGGTGCATGTTTTCCCTCCGATGGGGCGACTGGGGGCGGGCTTGTTGGACGTTCGCGCGGCGCTTCACCTAGAATCCGCCGACCACGGAAAGGGGACCGGCATGGGCGACGCGAGCATCTGCATCAACTGCGGCCGAGCCGTCGCCGATCTCCAACAGAAGTTCTGTCCCGCCTGCGGGCAACCCACGCCGGTGCATCGCATCGACTGGCATTTCCTTGGTCACGAGCTGGAGCACAGCGTGCTCCACATGGATCGCGGCATCCTCTATTCGCTCAAGGAACTGATGCTGCGGCCGGGGCATCTGATCCGCAGCTACCTGGAAGGGCGGCGTGCGAAGCAGGTGAAACCTCTACTGCTGCTGATGATCTCGGCCGCCGCCGTGGTGCTGCTCGGCAAGTATCTGCTGGGTGGCGACCTGCTGGGCTCCGCGATGCAGGCAGGCTTTTCGGAATCGGGTGCCATGCAGCCGGGTTCGGGCGTCGATCCCGCTGTCGCGATGGGCACCTTCAACATGGTGAAGGACTGGATAAACGCCCACCTCACCGTCGTCACCCTCTTCCTCCTGCCATTCGAGGCCGCTGCGTTCTGGCTCGCGTTCCGCGGCAGGGGCCTCAACTATCCCGAATGGCTCGTCGTGACCGCCTTCCTGACGGTACAGACGTTCGTCTTCATGGCGCTAGCCATCCTCGTGCGGAACTGGGTACCGCATGCCCAGGAATGGTCCGTCGCGCTGGCGTCCCTCTACGCCGTGTTCTCGCTCGTCCAGTTGTTCCGCAACCACGCGGTCTGGACCACCGCGTTGCGTACGTTGGTGGGCCTGGGGGGCTTCATGCTGGTGCAGGGCCTGATCACCCTGGCCGCGGCTTACGTATTCGTCGCGATGACCCATTGA
- the ettA gene encoding energy-dependent translational throttle protein EttA — MSSQYIYTMNRVSKVVPPKRQIIKDISLSFYPGAKIGLLGLNGAGKSTVLKIMAGVDKDFEGEARPQPGIKVGYLAQEPELNPEHTVRQAVEEGVGDVLQAQAALEAVYAAYAEEGADFDALAKEQERLEAILAAGDAHTLENQLDVAADALRLPPWDAIVGKLSGGEKRRVALCRLLLQKPDMLLLDEPTNHLDAESVEWLEQFLARYTGTVVAVTHDRYFLDNAAEWILELDRGRGIPWKGNYTDWLVQKDERLKQEENQEKARQKAIQKELEWSRQNAKGGRSKGKARLARLEELQSVDYQRRNETNEIFIPPGERLGNNVIEFKNVSKKFGDRLLIDNLSFLVPGGAIVGIIGPNGAGKSTLFKMITGQEKPDSGTITTGPTVQLAYVDQSRDKLEGNHNVFQEISGGLDILNINGVEIQSRAYIGRFNFKGQDQQKMVGSLSGGERGRLHMAKTLLQGGNVLLLDEPSNDLDIETLRALEDALLEFPGNTFVISHDRWFLDRIATHILAFEGDSHVEFFQGNYREYEEDKKRRLGEEGARPHRLRFKALK; from the coding sequence ATGTCCTCGCAATACATCTACACCATGAACCGGGTCAGCAAGGTGGTCCCGCCGAAGCGGCAGATCATCAAGGACATTTCGCTGTCGTTCTATCCCGGCGCGAAGATCGGCTTGTTGGGTCTGAACGGCGCGGGCAAGTCCACCGTGCTGAAGATCATGGCGGGTGTCGACAAGGATTTCGAAGGCGAAGCGCGCCCGCAGCCCGGCATCAAGGTCGGCTACCTGGCGCAGGAGCCGGAACTGAATCCCGAGCACACCGTCCGCCAGGCCGTCGAAGAAGGCGTGGGCGATGTGCTGCAGGCCCAGGCGGCGCTGGAAGCGGTCTACGCTGCCTATGCCGAAGAAGGTGCGGATTTCGACGCGCTCGCCAAAGAGCAGGAACGCCTGGAAGCAATCCTCGCCGCCGGCGATGCGCACACGCTGGAGAACCAACTGGATGTCGCGGCCGATGCGCTGCGCCTGCCGCCGTGGGACGCCATCGTCGGCAAGCTGTCCGGTGGTGAGAAGCGACGCGTCGCGCTGTGCCGCCTGCTGCTGCAGAAGCCGGACATGCTGCTGCTCGACGAACCGACCAACCACCTCGATGCCGAGTCGGTCGAGTGGCTGGAACAGTTCCTCGCCCGCTACACCGGCACCGTGGTGGCCGTCACCCACGATCGCTACTTCCTCGACAACGCCGCCGAATGGATCCTCGAGCTGGATCGCGGTCGCGGCATTCCGTGGAAGGGCAACTACACCGACTGGCTGGTGCAGAAGGACGAACGCCTGAAGCAGGAAGAGAACCAGGAAAAGGCGCGCCAGAAAGCCATCCAGAAAGAACTGGAATGGTCGCGCCAGAACGCCAAGGGCGGCCGCTCGAAGGGCAAGGCCCGCCTGGCCCGCCTGGAAGAACTGCAGTCGGTCGATTACCAGCGTCGCAACGAAACCAACGAGATCTTCATCCCGCCGGGTGAGCGCCTGGGCAACAACGTCATCGAGTTCAAGAACGTCTCGAAGAAGTTCGGCGACCGCCTGCTCATCGACAACCTGAGCTTTCTGGTGCCCGGCGGCGCCATCGTCGGCATCATCGGCCCGAACGGCGCCGGCAAGTCGACGCTGTTCAAGATGATCACGGGCCAGGAAAAGCCGGATTCCGGCACGATCACCACCGGCCCCACCGTGCAGCTGGCCTATGTCGACCAGAGCCGCGACAAGCTGGAAGGCAACCACAACGTCTTCCAGGAAATCTCGGGCGGCCTGGACATCCTCAACATCAATGGCGTGGAGATCCAGTCGCGCGCGTACATCGGCCGCTTCAACTTCAAGGGCCAGGACCAGCAGAAGATGGTCGGCTCGCTGTCCGGTGGTGAGCGCGGCCGCCTGCACATGGCCAAGACGCTGCTGCAGGGCGGCAACGTGCTGCTGCTCGACGAACCGTCGAACGACCTGGACATCGAAACCCTGCGTGCGCTGGAAGACGCGCTGCTGGAATTCCCCGGCAACACGTTCGTCATTTCGCATGACCGCTGGTTCCTGGACCGCATCGCCACCCACATCCTCGCCTTCGAGGGCGACTCGCACGTGGAGTTCTTCCAGGGCAACTACCGCGAGTACGAAGAAGACAAAAAGCGTCGCCTGGGCGAAGAAGGCGCGCGTCCGCACCGCCTGCGGTTCAAGGCGCTGAAGTAA
- a CDS encoding RcnB family protein, with translation MNSRRFFQGLAIAVLAIATTAPALARDDDRGRDRGRQHYDRDWRDDRRDDRHDRRDDRRDQRHAYRNGYRDGRRYDDRYDRRYDDRRYYAPPQRVVYRPAPGYHRWAKGQRYRDYYRGPVYVVNDYDYYDLRRPPRGYHWVRDDRGNMLMVAIATGIIADLILHH, from the coding sequence ATGAACAGCCGTCGATTCTTCCAGGGCCTGGCCATCGCCGTGCTGGCGATCGCCACCACCGCCCCGGCGCTGGCGCGCGATGACGACCGCGGCCGTGACCGTGGCCGCCAGCACTACGACCGCGATTGGCGCGATGACCGCCGTGACGATCGCCATGATCGCCGCGACGACCGCCGCGACCAGCGCCATGCCTACCGCAACGGTTACCGGGATGGTCGCCGTTACGATGACCGCTACGACCGCCGTTACGATGATCGCCGCTACTACGCGCCGCCGCAGCGTGTCGTCTATCGCCCGGCGCCCGGTTACCACCGCTGGGCCAAGGGCCAGCGCTACCGCGACTACTACCGCGGCCCGGTCTACGTGGTGAACGACTACGACTACTACGACCTGCGTCGTCCGCCCCGCGGCTACCACTGGGTGCGGGACGACCGCGGCAACATGCTGATGGTGGCCATCGCCACCGGCATCATCGCCGACCTGATCCTGCACCACTGA
- the glyA gene encoding serine hydroxymethyltransferase: protein MFPRDARIETYDPELAQAIAHEARRQEDHVELIASENYASPRVLEAQGSVLTNKYAEGYPHKRYYGGCEYVDIAEQLAIDRVKQLFGADYANVQPHSGSQANQAVYFALLNPGDTILGMSLAHGGHLTHGAKVNASGKIFNAVQYGVNDQGLIDYDEVEKLALEHKPKMVVAGFSAYSQVVDWARFRAIADKVGAYLFVDMAHVAGLVAAGVYPNPLPHAHVVTSTTHKTLRGPRGGIIVAKGAGEEIEKKLQSIVFPGIQGGPLMHVIAAKAVAFKEALEPEFKSYQAQVVKNAQAMAKTIIARGYKIVSGGTQNHLMLVDMIGKDVSGKDAEEALGKAHITVNKNSVPNDPRKPFVTSGLRIGTPAVTTRGYGEQDCIDLANWICDVLDAPSDEAVLAKVRDNVTAQCRKYPVYGS, encoded by the coding sequence ATGTTCCCGCGCGACGCCCGCATCGAAACCTACGATCCCGAACTGGCCCAGGCCATCGCCCATGAGGCGCGCCGGCAGGAGGATCACGTCGAGCTGATCGCCAGCGAGAACTACGCCAGCCCGCGCGTGCTGGAAGCACAGGGCAGCGTGCTGACCAACAAGTACGCCGAGGGTTACCCGCACAAGCGCTACTACGGCGGCTGCGAGTACGTCGACATCGCCGAGCAACTGGCGATCGACCGCGTGAAGCAACTGTTCGGCGCCGACTACGCCAACGTGCAGCCGCATTCCGGCTCGCAGGCCAACCAGGCCGTGTATTTCGCCCTGCTGAATCCCGGCGACACCATCCTGGGCATGAGCCTGGCCCACGGCGGTCACCTGACCCACGGCGCCAAGGTCAACGCCTCGGGCAAGATCTTCAACGCCGTCCAGTACGGCGTGAACGACCAGGGTCTCATCGATTACGACGAAGTCGAGAAGCTGGCGCTGGAGCACAAGCCGAAGATGGTCGTGGCCGGTTTCTCCGCCTATTCGCAGGTGGTGGACTGGGCGCGCTTCCGCGCGATCGCCGACAAGGTCGGCGCCTACCTGTTCGTCGACATGGCGCACGTCGCGGGCCTGGTCGCCGCCGGCGTCTATCCGAACCCGCTGCCGCACGCGCACGTGGTCACCTCGACCACCCACAAGACGCTGCGCGGCCCGCGTGGCGGCATCATCGTGGCCAAGGGTGCGGGCGAAGAGATCGAGAAGAAGCTGCAGAGCATCGTCTTCCCGGGCATCCAGGGTGGTCCGCTGATGCACGTCATCGCGGCCAAGGCCGTGGCCTTCAAGGAGGCGCTGGAGCCGGAGTTCAAGAGCTACCAGGCCCAGGTCGTGAAGAACGCCCAGGCGATGGCGAAGACGATCATCGCGCGCGGCTACAAGATCGTCTCCGGCGGCACCCAGAACCACCTGATGCTGGTCGACATGATCGGCAAGGACGTCAGCGGCAAGGACGCGGAAGAGGCGCTGGGCAAGGCGCACATCACCGTCAACAAGAACTCCGTGCCGAACGATCCGCGCAAGCCCTTCGTGACCTCGGGCCTGCGCATCGGCACGCCGGCCGTCACCACGCGTGGCTATGGCGAACAGGACTGCATCGATCTGGCCAACTGGATCTGCGACGTGCTGGACGCGCCGAGCGATGAAGCGGTGCTAGCGAAGGTGCGCGACAACGTCACCGCGCAGTGCCGCAAATATCCGGTTTACGGCAGCTGA
- the nrdR gene encoding transcriptional regulator NrdR codes for MHCPFCQHTDTRVIDSRVSEDGATIRRRRECEACGERFSTLENIEIKLPAVIKGDGRRDAFDARKLRAGFDRALQKRPVSEEQIEAAVRAVVHSIRMSGEREIASRKIGEFVMNELRKLDHVGYVRFASVYRSFEDVADFREEIEKLERDLPAGAGQLSLLGGDVVPFDKHADKNKKR; via the coding sequence ATGCACTGCCCCTTCTGCCAACACACCGACACCCGCGTGATCGATTCGCGCGTGTCCGAGGACGGCGCCACGATCCGGCGCCGTCGCGAGTGCGAGGCGTGCGGGGAGCGGTTCTCGACGCTGGAGAACATCGAGATCAAGCTGCCGGCGGTCATCAAGGGCGATGGTCGTCGTGATGCGTTCGATGCGCGCAAACTGCGCGCCGGCTTCGATCGCGCGCTGCAGAAGCGGCCGGTGTCGGAAGAGCAGATCGAGGCCGCGGTGCGCGCGGTGGTGCACAGCATCCGCATGAGCGGCGAGCGCGAGATCGCCTCGCGCAAGATCGGCGAGTTCGTGATGAACGAGCTGCGCAAGCTCGACCACGTGGGTTACGTGCGCTTCGCGTCGGTGTACCGCAGCTTCGAGGATGTCGCCGATTTCCGGGAGGAGATCGAGAAGCTGGAGCGCGATCTGCCGGCCGGTGCTGGGCAGCTCTCGCTGCTGGGCGGCGACGTCGTCCCGTTCGACAAGCACGCGGACAAGAACAAGAAGCGCTGA
- a CDS encoding GNAT family N-acetyltransferase, with protein MRIDAIGLYPQYIPDLAAWHHAEWGPLYDDWTLEAATAELADHATRTSLPTTLLLMEGEALLGSVSLLIEDAPALQDRGSPWLGSLYVRPETRGRGGGRVLVDAAVAHAAGEGVAVLRLFTLWHEDFYAALGWQVEERTMLHGTPVVIMSIVPAERVAHTGAPSSHG; from the coding sequence GTGCGCATCGACGCGATCGGCCTGTACCCGCAGTACATTCCGGACCTCGCCGCCTGGCATCACGCCGAGTGGGGGCCGCTCTACGACGACTGGACGCTGGAAGCGGCGACGGCTGAACTGGCCGATCACGCCACGCGCACGTCGCTGCCCACCACGCTGCTGTTGATGGAGGGCGAAGCGCTGCTGGGATCGGTCAGTCTGCTGATCGAGGATGCGCCGGCGTTGCAGGATCGCGGCAGCCCCTGGTTGGGCAGTCTCTACGTGCGGCCCGAGACGCGAGGGCGGGGTGGCGGGCGCGTACTGGTCGACGCGGCCGTCGCGCATGCGGCCGGCGAGGGCGTTGCGGTGTTGCGGCTGTTCACGCTGTGGCACGAGGATTTCTATGCCGCGCTCGGCTGGCAGGTCGAAGAGCGCACGATGTTGCACGGCACGCCGGTCGTGATCATGTCGATCGTGCCCGCCGAGCGGGTGGCGCATACTGGCGCCCCTTCGTCGCACGGCTGA
- the ribD gene encoding bifunctional diaminohydroxyphosphoribosylaminopyrimidine deaminase/5-amino-6-(5-phosphoribosylamino)uracil reductase RibD, translated as MSIAFSAFDHQSMARALRLAERGAYTTRPNPMVGCVIAQGEEIVGEGWHQKAGEPHAEVFALQAAGDRARGATAYVTLEPCAHTGRTGPCADALIAAGVGRVVAAMRDPFPQVDGAGFDKLTAAGIVVQSGLMEAQARRLNRGFLSRIERGRPWVRIKLATSLDGRTAMANGDSKWISGEASRRDVMRWRARAGAILTGAGTVLADDPSLTVRFGDDTAFEPPLRVVLDPGLATVARGNVRQGGAPTLYVHTADAKPPRETDVQRVVAPATGSNFDLKAVLELLAQRGVNELHVEAGATLAGAFLAAGLADEVLLYMAPVLLGDQARPLFGGLGIQAMAERLKLEIVDSRMIGEDHRLLLQPAR; from the coding sequence ATGTCCATCGCCTTCTCCGCCTTCGACCACCAGTCCATGGCGCGCGCGCTGCGCCTGGCCGAGCGCGGTGCCTACACGACGCGGCCCAACCCCATGGTGGGTTGCGTGATCGCGCAGGGCGAGGAGATCGTCGGCGAGGGATGGCACCAGAAGGCGGGCGAGCCGCATGCCGAAGTATTCGCCTTGCAGGCCGCCGGTGATCGTGCGCGCGGTGCGACCGCCTACGTCACCCTGGAGCCTTGCGCGCACACCGGGCGCACCGGCCCCTGCGCCGATGCGCTGATCGCCGCTGGCGTGGGCCGCGTGGTCGCCGCCATGCGAGATCCCTTCCCGCAGGTGGATGGTGCGGGTTTCGACAAGCTGACCGCGGCTGGCATCGTGGTGCAGTCGGGCCTGATGGAAGCCCAGGCGCGGCGCTTGAACCGCGGATTCCTGTCGCGGATCGAACGTGGGCGGCCGTGGGTGCGGATCAAGCTGGCGACCAGCCTGGATGGCCGCACGGCGATGGCCAACGGCGATTCCAAGTGGATCAGTGGCGAGGCCTCGCGCCGCGATGTGATGCGCTGGCGCGCGCGCGCCGGTGCGATCCTGACCGGCGCCGGCACGGTGCTGGCCGATGATCCGTCGCTGACGGTGCGCTTCGGCGACGACACCGCGTTCGAACCGCCGCTGCGCGTGGTGCTGGACCCCGGGCTGGCGACCGTCGCCCGTGGCAACGTGCGCCAGGGCGGCGCGCCGACCCTCTACGTGCATACCGCCGACGCCAAACCGCCGCGCGAAACCGACGTGCAACGCGTGGTGGCGCCGGCGACGGGCAGCAACTTCGATCTCAAGGCGGTGCTGGAATTGCTGGCGCAGCGCGGGGTGAACGAACTCCACGTGGAAGCCGGCGCCACCCTGGCCGGCGCGTTCCTGGCGGCCGGGTTGGCCGACGAGGTGCTGCTGTACATGGCGCCGGTGCTGCTGGGCGACCAGGCGCGGCCGCTCTTCGGCGGCCTGGGCATCCAGGCGATGGCGGAGCGGCTGAAACTGGAGATTGTGGACAGCCGCATGATTGGCGAAGATCACCGTCTCCTGCTGCAACCTGCCCGCTGA
- a CDS encoding class I SAM-dependent methyltransferase, which translates to MVAFKDHFSGVADVYVASRPTYPDALYDVIADAVPATAQVWEPGAGSGQATRGLATRFAHVHATDPSAAQIERHWAQGQAGGNVSLAVEPAETTALPDASVDLVAVAQALHWFDRYRFFATCERVLRPGGVLAAWTYQDIIFEDDLAEAAEKVRDDIDPYWPPERADVDMGYGDYVWPFEIISTPRLWLTAEWNLPTLLGYFGSLSATGSYRAATGEDPVYAHTPALAEVWGDPQRVRTMRWPLILHLRRKPA; encoded by the coding sequence ATGGTGGCCTTCAAGGACCATTTTTCCGGGGTCGCCGACGTCTACGTCGCCTCCCGCCCCACGTATCCCGATGCGTTGTACGACGTGATCGCCGACGCCGTGCCCGCGACCGCCCAGGTGTGGGAGCCGGGCGCCGGCAGCGGACAGGCCACGCGCGGCCTGGCGACCCGTTTCGCCCATGTGCATGCCACCGACCCCAGCGCGGCGCAGATCGAGCGTCATTGGGCGCAGGGCCAAGCGGGCGGCAACGTCAGCCTGGCCGTCGAACCGGCGGAGACGACCGCGTTGCCTGACGCCAGCGTGGACCTGGTCGCCGTGGCGCAGGCGCTGCACTGGTTCGACCGCTACCGCTTCTTCGCCACCTGCGAGCGCGTGCTGCGCCCGGGCGGTGTGCTGGCGGCCTGGACCTACCAGGACATCATCTTCGAGGACGACCTGGCCGAAGCGGCCGAGAAGGTCCGCGACGACATCGACCCATACTGGCCGCCGGAACGCGCCGACGTGGACATGGGCTACGGCGACTACGTGTGGCCGTTCGAGATCATCTCCACGCCGCGCTTGTGGCTGACCGCCGAATGGAACCTGCCCACCCTGCTGGGCTACTTCGGCAGCCTGTCGGCCACCGGCAGCTACCGCGCGGCTACGGGTGAGGATCCGGTCTACGCCCACACGCCAGCCTTGGCCGAGGTCTGGGGCGATCCGCAGCGGGTGCGCACTATGCGCTGGCCGCTGATCCTGCACCTGCGCCGCAAGCCGGCCTGA
- a CDS encoding riboflavin synthase yields the protein MFTGIIEGVGRIAALEPVGGDVRLTVAVGTLPFDAVQLGESIAVNGVCLTAIAFDAASFQADASTETLSLTTLGGLAAGALVNLERAMRPTDRLGGHLVSGHVDGVGRVLSVHEDARAQRWRFAAPAPLLKYVAKKGSICVDGVSLTVNEVDGEGFEVALIPHTVSHTAFSQTAVGDAVNLEIDLVARYVERLLGERSSA from the coding sequence ATGTTCACCGGCATCATCGAAGGCGTCGGCCGCATCGCGGCGCTGGAACCCGTCGGCGGCGACGTCCGACTGACCGTGGCCGTGGGCACGCTGCCGTTCGACGCGGTGCAGCTGGGCGAGAGCATTGCGGTCAACGGCGTATGCCTGACCGCGATCGCGTTCGACGCCGCCAGCTTCCAGGCCGACGCCTCCACCGAAACCCTCTCGCTGACGACGCTCGGCGGCCTGGCCGCAGGCGCGCTGGTGAACCTGGAGCGGGCGATGCGTCCGACCGACCGCCTCGGTGGCCACCTGGTCAGCGGCCATGTCGACGGCGTTGGCCGCGTGCTGTCGGTGCACGAGGACGCGCGCGCGCAACGCTGGCGATTCGCCGCCCCGGCGCCGCTGTTGAAGTACGTCGCGAAGAAGGGCTCGATCTGCGTCGATGGCGTGAGCCTGACGGTCAACGAAGTGGACGGCGAAGGCTTCGAGGTCGCGCTGATCCCGCACACGGTGTCGCACACCGCGTTCTCGCAGACCGCCGTCGGCGATGCGGTGAACCTGGAAATCGACCTGGTCGCGCGCTATGTCGAGCGCCTGCTGGGCGAGAGGAGCAGCGCATGA
- the ribB gene encoding 3,4-dihydroxy-2-butanone-4-phosphate synthase — protein MNFAPIPELLEEIRNGRMVVIVDDEDRENEGDLIMAAELVKPSDINFMVTHARGLVCLSLTRERCTQLGLAPMVQTNTAQFHTNFTVSIEAAEGVTTGISAYDRAHTVRTAVRPDAKPADLSQPGHIFPLIAQPGGVLTRAGHTEAANDLPLLAGLEPAGVLVEVLNPDGTMARRPELEVFAREHGLKMGSIADLIAYRLATEHTVERIDEREIETEFGPFRLVTYRDRIAHDLHFALVRGAPDKATPTLVRVQVENALSDLLHWRRDDFGVHATDALRAIAAEGQGVMVVLSEPRNAEALLARLRKQPEVRANAKDVGQWRRNGAGAQILADLGLGRLRVLGTPRRQVGLAGFGLDVVEYVQP, from the coding sequence ATGAACTTCGCCCCGATTCCCGAGTTGTTGGAGGAAATCCGCAACGGCCGCATGGTCGTCATCGTCGACGACGAGGACCGCGAGAACGAAGGCGACCTGATCATGGCGGCCGAGCTGGTCAAGCCGTCCGACATCAACTTCATGGTCACCCACGCGCGTGGCCTGGTCTGCCTGTCGCTGACCCGCGAGCGCTGCACGCAACTGGGCCTGGCACCGATGGTGCAGACCAACACGGCGCAGTTCCACACCAACTTCACCGTCAGCATCGAGGCGGCCGAAGGCGTCACCACCGGCATCTCCGCCTACGATCGCGCGCACACGGTGCGCACCGCGGTGCGTCCCGATGCGAAGCCCGCCGACCTCAGCCAACCCGGCCACATCTTTCCGTTGATCGCCCAACCCGGTGGCGTACTCACCCGCGCCGGCCATACCGAAGCCGCCAACGACCTGCCGTTGCTCGCGGGCCTGGAGCCGGCCGGCGTACTGGTCGAAGTGCTGAACCCGGACGGCACCATGGCGCGGCGTCCGGAACTGGAAGTGTTCGCGCGCGAGCACGGCCTGAAGATGGGGTCGATTGCCGATCTGATCGCCTATCGGCTGGCCACGGAACACACGGTGGAGCGCATCGACGAGCGCGAGATCGAGACCGAGTTCGGCCCGTTCCGGTTGGTGACCTATCGCGACCGCATCGCCCACGACCTGCATTTCGCCCTGGTTCGCGGCGCACCGGACAAGGCCACGCCGACGTTGGTGCGCGTGCAGGTGGAGAACGCGTTGAGCGACCTGTTGCACTGGCGGCGCGACGATTTCGGCGTGCATGCGACCGACGCGCTGCGCGCAATCGCGGCCGAAGGGCAGGGCGTGATGGTGGTGCTCTCCGAGCCCCGCAACGCCGAGGCCCTGCTGGCCCGCCTGCGCAAGCAGCCTGAGGTGCGCGCCAATGCCAAGGACGTGGGCCAGTGGCGCCGCAACGGCGCCGGCGCGCAGATCCTGGCCGACCTGGGTCTGGGTCGGCTGCGCGTGCTCGGTACGCCGCGTCGGCAGGTCGGCCTGGCCGGATTCGGCCTTGACGTGGTCGAGTACGTCCAGCCATGA
- the ribH gene encoding 6,7-dimethyl-8-ribityllumazine synthase, with product MSHYEGDLRAPDGARFAIIASRWNPRITDVLVAGARQSLAGNGVGEASVDVVRVPGAWEIPVAAARLAAGSKHAAIIALGCVIRGDTRHYEHVADRCAEGLMRVQLDTGVPVLNGVLAVERIEDAEARAGGSHGNKGEEAALAAIEMAHLLAQLS from the coding sequence ATGTCCCACTACGAAGGCGATCTGCGCGCGCCCGACGGCGCCCGCTTCGCGATCATCGCCAGCCGCTGGAACCCGCGCATCACCGATGTGCTGGTGGCCGGTGCGCGCCAGAGCCTGGCCGGCAATGGCGTGGGCGAGGCATCCGTCGACGTGGTCCGCGTGCCCGGTGCCTGGGAAATCCCCGTCGCCGCCGCGCGTCTTGCAGCAGGCAGCAAGCACGCGGCGATCATCGCCTTGGGTTGCGTGATCCGTGGCGACACGCGCCACTACGAGCATGTCGCCGATCGCTGTGCCGAAGGCCTGATGCGCGTGCAACTGGATACCGGCGTGCCCGTGCTGAACGGCGTGCTGGCGGTGGAACGCATTGAGGATGCGGAAGCGCGCGCCGGTGGCAGCCACGGCAACAAGGGTGAAGAAGCGGCGCTGGCCGCCATCGAGATGGCGCACCTGCTCGCGCAGCTGTCCTGA
- the nusB gene encoding transcription antitermination factor NusB, translating to MSRHPHSNRKDGVDPVTRARARRRALQAVYAWQMSGGEVGQVIAQFAHEQAHEIADLEYFEDLVRGVVRHRASLDEALLPFLDRAVEEVDPIERAVLRIAAYELIHRLDVPYRVVINEAIETTKRFGAEHGHTYVNGVLDHAAVDWRPAEAQARR from the coding sequence GTGAGCCGACATCCCCATTCCAACCGCAAGGACGGCGTCGATCCGGTCACCCGTGCGCGCGCCCGCCGTCGCGCCTTGCAAGCCGTCTACGCGTGGCAGATGTCGGGGGGCGAGGTCGGCCAGGTGATCGCGCAGTTCGCGCACGAACAAGCGCACGAGATCGCCGACCTCGAGTATTTCGAGGACCTGGTGCGGGGCGTCGTGCGGCACCGCGCGTCGCTGGACGAGGCGCTGCTGCCCTTCCTCGACCGTGCCGTCGAAGAAGTCGACCCCATCGAACGTGCCGTGCTGCGCATCGCCGCTTACGAACTGATCCATCGCCTGGACGTGCCGTACCGCGTGGTCATCAACGAGGCCATCGAAACGACCAAGCGTTTCGGCGCCGAACATGGCCACACCTACGTCAACGGCGTGCTCGACCATGCCGCCGTCGACTGGCGCCCGGCCGAGGCGCAGGCGCGGCGCTGA
- a CDS encoding Pathogenicity locus yields MAGGNARFDEEERAALLAVKGVGTTVVQRLEEMGIASLRQLAAADASEIVNSAAGLTGSSCWKNSPQARGAVQAAIDLARLRA; encoded by the coding sequence ATGGCGGGCGGCAACGCACGCTTTGACGAGGAAGAACGCGCGGCGTTGCTCGCCGTGAAGGGCGTCGGCACCACCGTTGTCCAGCGGCTCGAGGAGATGGGCATCGCCTCGCTGCGCCAGCTGGCCGCCGCGGATGCGTCCGAAATCGTCAACAGCGCGGCCGGATTGACCGGCTCCTCATGCTGGAAGAACAGCCCGCAGGCCCGCGGGGCGGTGCAGGCCGCCATCGACCTGGCGCGCTTGCGCGCCTGA